From the genome of Mustela erminea isolate mMusErm1 chromosome 3, mMusErm1.Pri, whole genome shotgun sequence:
cctcaatcttctgagccacccagatgccccaagagcaAATATTTCAATATCTATGGTAGAACTTGAATGTTCACTTAAGGGCTTGACATAGCTATGGCAAAAATATATCTCTATACTTTACTTTAGATTCTTTATTTGCAGATTTATCTTGGGAATGGGCCACTGGGGGGGGAGGAAAACAAAGAGCAAGTACACAAGCTCTAAATTAACAtgaatccaaaagaaataaattattgagCTTTTCAGGGAGTCCATCACATGGTTCTGAGGCTGTAAATTGAACCCAGAAGGGGCAATGATGGTACCTTCACAGGATTCATTTTCAGCCtgcttttacacattttttttatgGTTGTAGAATTTCAGATAATATTCACTCTCATATTTGGAGATTTCATaagtttttaaagcatttttagcAACACATTATTAGTTAAACTTGggctaaattcatatctttcttcAATTAAGAACTCTAGCTGATGATATAAGAGTCCAAATGCCATTTTTTATTCAGTTggaaaatctttttagaaaatactcCAGTAGGGGTTCCTGactggctcagcgggttaaagcctctgctttcagttcagatcatgatctcagagtcctgggattgagccctgacaGTTTTGAACAATCTGacagttttgaaggggcgggtggtgggaggtcggggtaccaggtggtaggtattatagaaggcacgaattgcatggagcactgggtgtggtgcaaaaataatgaatattgttatgctgaaaataaataaaaaataaaaaaagaagtcaatgacagaagagataaaaaaatgaCTGTACTTAACAGTATTATATCACATACTTGAAGTTTGCTaacaaaaaagttctttttttaaaaaaagattttatttatctatttatttatttgtcagaaagagagagagagtgcacaaacaggcagacgctgagagagaagcaaggagtccaatgtggtactcaatcccaggaaccttgtatcatgatctgagccaaaggcagacacttaactgactgagccacccagacacccccaaaaaaGTTCTTAActcttctcacacacacaaataactaTGGAGGGTGatagatatgttaattaactaaattatgtatttcccctttcattttctttttgtccattAAATATAATgagtaatatatttataaaccacTTGCAAATGATTTTCACGTCTTGATTTTTGTAGTTCTACTAAGTATACATAGGTGAAAATCAATCAGATGTTTTCTTATTGAGTTAGAGAAACAAATCTTGAACATAAACAAGGCCTATATACAGAGAATACAAAACTATCAGCTTTTATTGGACATCTCCATTGGACAGACTCTGACTTGTATCAATATTTGTtccataattaaattttatctaattctGAGCAGTGGCTCTTGAAGTAGTTAtaacctaaatattttatagatgataaacCAAGATTCAGATTTTATGTGACTTTTCCTGATTCCTCTGTTACTAATTTAGCTTCTAGAAGAATAGATATAGTTATTCACAGATGAAGATTGTATTTAAATTGATAAACTCTCTTATCCTTCAAAAGGTAATTCTGACATTAGTGAATATCATTTTAACTTgtcaaaactaaaaaggaaaaagaaaagaaaagaaaaaaaatttctatcttaaaatagaaattcagtATAGATAAAATAGGGTCATGAATGTGTATGCCATTTATTCCCAAATACAttgatttagtttttattttttgctcatttttaatatattctgtctCCTCTGTTGTTGTTACCACATTGTCACTTGTTCCTTACAGATATACAGCTTTAATGAATGGTATAGTAAATGCAGGCATCATTTCCAGATCCTCCAAATGAACTGCAATTCATTCCTTGCCCCCAATACCAAAGCATCCTAGGCGACTTTGATTAccaataaaacaagaacaaaaacaaagaggcaccTATATTATTTCCTCTGTAAATCAAGTTGTAAGTGTGCATATTCAAGACATATTCAGTTTATTCCTACATCATGATGAGGAAAATTTCCTAACTGCTGCCTGAGTTTCAAAGTTATGGGCAATTACCGTCACATGAATTCAATAGCTATTATATTGcttgcataaatatatttttgtatgcttgtatttagttaaaaatgaaaacaaaaatagtctcacatcaatgttttatacatttacagaaaaaaacacatttttaaaatagcctCATTACGAGGATGAAGAACTGATTCCCATGTGAAAGTGAATTATTTAAGACTGTAGTGATATAGTGACAGATCTGGTTGGGCAAACTCTAGAAGCTAGAGTTTTACcatgaagcattttttttctacaaCATCTTGCCTTTGATCAAAATCAGTTCCAAATAAATATCTTATTGGTCACTAAATAAACTTGGTCACATTTGGTTTGATCACTTAAATTGGTACAGCAAGAATGTACAGTTACCAAAGAAGACTTAAGTTGGATTTATTGGAAGTTTTATCagataagactttaaaaataatctaattgtAAAAAGCTCCCCATTGGATTTCACATCAGTTTGGGTCACTCCCTCCCTTCTCAAGATCCTTGAAATAATCTAAAGTGTTTAAGTTTCCCAAAAGGGAACTTTCTTATTTGCCAGTAAAGGAGGAACCCTATAAAACAAGCACCAGATCAGATTCCCAGGAGAATTTTGTATTCACTGGATTCATAAAGTCTAcctcatttatttgaaatgtttcatcATACTTGTATTTGCACATCCCTAGATAATAGTTATTTTGCATTGACATCAGCCACATGGAATTTACAGCATTGTGAGATGCCTTTAAGAGAGTCCCAATCAGATAACCCAAGAGTGTCCTCTAGGGTGTTGCCAAGCATAATTCTACACAGTATCCTTTCATAGAATCTTACATATGATTACACATTCTTTCAAGTGTTTCCACTAGGTtctactataaaaaagaaaaaaatgatatatagtTTGTGTACCTTACTTAGAATTaataatctatctatctatctatctatttatttatttacagcataacggtattcattatttttgccccacacccagtgctccatgcaatccatgcaaTCAATACCTTATTACATCTTGAAGAAATGTATGATTTAATTGCTTAAAAGGTTATACAGCTTCATACTTTAATGAAAGATAAAGAGATCTAGAATACACAGTATTGGTACATGCACATATTTGTGTACTTCAAATTATATGCTTTTATGAAATCTCATGTAATAAATCAGCattaataggtaaataaatagaaaaaatatgtagaCAAGATAATTTGAGagttgaagagaaaataattaccaCTGGAAGTACTTGGAGTTTAGATTCAGACTGAAGATATGCCTGTTCTGTTTTATTGCACAAGCAAGTTACAGTTAAAGATCCTTTTGAGTACAAACAATATCTAGCTCTAGTTTTGAAACTTAGCAATATAGACTCAAGTGAGTAAATTTAACTTTATGAGTATCATCTATAGATtatcaaatcaaaagcacaaagaTATCCACTGAAAccttccaaagaagatatagtccatctatacaatgggatattatgtctcccttagaaaggatgaataaccaacttttgtatcaacatggacaggactggaggagattatgctgagttcaataagtcaggcagagagagtcaattattgtaCAGTTTCACTCCATTGtgaaatataaggaataacatggaggacattaggagaaggaaagtaaaagtgaaaggggggaatcagaggggaagatgaaccacgagatactgtggactctgagaaaaaaatcgaagattttagaggggaaggggggataggtgagccttgtggtggttATTAAgaagagcacatattgcatggagcattggatgtggtgcattaacaatgaaacttggaacactgaaaaaataaaattaaattaaaaaaagaaatttttaaaaagttaataagtATTGGCCAGAatgtagagaaaatggaatctttttgcatttttcttgggTATGTAAATTGGTATAGTAACTATGTGAAAGTATATGGGAGTtccacaaataattaaaattagaaataccatatgatcctaCAGTCCCACTTATAggtatatatgcaaaagaattaaaatatatcttttattttaaagattttatgtatgtatttgacagagagatctcaagtaggcagagaggtaggcggggcgggggggaaatgggctccctgctgagaaagagctggatgtggggctgaatcccaggaccctgagaccatgacctgagccgaaggcaggagcttaacctactgagccacccaggtgcccctaaaatctatATCTTAAGGCAATATCTGCATTCTTATGAGTTTTTCAGCATTATTTCCAAAAGTTAAGATATGTAATAATGTGTGTAATATGTAttaagcccaaaagactccaccaaagaCCACTAGAACTGGTAACGAAATCCAGTGAAGTCTCAGGATATGTAAAAACTtgccaaatcactatgttgtacacctgaaaataatgcagcattgtgtgtcaaccatactcaaATAAAaggtgttaaaaaacaaaacaaaacaataaatcccagacacacacacacacacacacacacacacacacacataagaaaggaaattctaCACTCTACTATTGTTTTTGAGAATTTGGACTGTAACATGTTAGTTTTTTTCACCAAATTTTATGTAAGCCAATCTAAAGCCTATAGTAATAAGACTCAATcccatattttaaaagactttcatATCCTTTCCCATTCAGACACCATACTTATGAACTAACTCCAAAATCACTTTCTATTGTAAAAATACAGCCATTCCTGTTCAAACTCTACTTAAAATCTTCTACTTATGGTCTTGACCAACTTTTTTTTACATAGAGTAAGTCACTAATTTCTTAAACAGATCAACttaaaattataatgattttAATCTGTATAGTAATCCAAACTGTCAGAATTAATGCAATGGCATCAAAATTGATATGAGCACATCACATGATTGCATGAAAATAATCCTACTTCTGGAGAGTACAATTCATGTTAAACATACCATGTTAAAGCACTCTACACTTATCTACTATTTTTCCCATCTCCAGGAGATTCATCATAAGCTCTGAGGACAATGTATCTCCCCTTTCttgataaatataatttatatttcaaatataatttttacctCAAACTATGTTGTTTCAGTTATGGGTCAAATAAATTCTTCTCATATTTGAAGTTTCTTTTGTATCCATATAAACATTTAGTATACATTTTGTGACACAGAATTATTACTACTCTTAAAGTGATCATGTTTTCATAAACACAGCATTGCTTAGTatagactttaaataaatatccattataAGAAATGTGTTCAGCATAAATCCAGGAAAGATAATATCTATGATTATATTACCAGTGACTATGTTATCAATTTTTGTGTCACTGCTTATTTATGATACATTTTTAGGCAAAACAACAATTCTTTCCAAGATTCAAACATACAGGCTCTTTTAAATCTATTTCCactaaaagaaattttctttgatATCCCCTTGTTGAGAGATATCATACTGATTAttttagtggtttaaaaaaacCAGTTCTTAATTAATTCTAAACAAATTCTTCTAAGCACTTGTAGAAGAGTCTCATGTCTtatgtaataaattaaaataagaacaaattatgACATGTATTCTTTGTTATCTTCCAGTTTTACAAAATCACTGAATTGAATAGCTGACAGGGGTCCTACTGTCATTATATGAACAAAGTCATTTTTCTGAACAGATGTctttaaatacttttcaaatgGATGTATATATTCATCTATTATCCCTGCACTTGACATCTTAGGCATTTCAGGAAGACTCAGCAGCAACCATGAGTCAAGTTCTTTATCTAGACATTAAAGGAAAGAAcccttttctttgtgtgtgtgtgtgtgtgtgtgtgtgtgtgtatgtgtgtgtgtgtgtgcgtgtgtgtgtgtgtgtgtgtgtgtttacttggGAAAGCCAACTAAGACTTGAATGATACAGTTTAAGTCACTAATACTCAAGATGGCCTCAGGCCAAGAATGGAAAGGAATTCTTATAATGGATTTACATGTTTTTGAAGATGTGTTAAGGGTCAATTCAGTGGTATAACAAATACACTTATTCAGATTCTTCCAATGTTTTTATGTCTCTAAAGTTTTATGGAGTCATAAATGCTATATATTGTTACTCAGAAGTTGCATAGGAATAAAGTGTAAGCATATTAAATTATTTGGCAATTTGTACATTGGCTTAAAATTAGATACATTATAATGGAATTTGATACATTTTACATtaacacagagacagaaattcttaaaatactaCACAATTTGTGTGTAATCTTTATTTTAGAGTAGatacttatttttgaattttcactAAGTTAGAGATTACCATTATGTTACAaaacatgttttacattttaaaatgggtaaCAAAATGATAGTACTACTTTGAGGGACtactatttaaataatataagaatGCATTTTTCATTGCAGATAACTCCttaaatgttcatatattttgtatgGTCTCCTGTATTTGCATCTGTGTTACATTTCTCTTGGGAAGGGGTATGACTAGTCTAGTTTAAAAGGTTCTTTTCTAACTTATTTATGATAAAGTATATCTTATGAAATACACAACTTTAACAATCTTTGTGCAATTCAGTAACAACTGCATTGTTCAATCATAACTATCAATCTCTAGATTATTTTCAATGTACCAATTTTCTCACCTTACAAATAATAATTCCCCATCCTTGCACCCTATAATCCTACTAATGATTATTTGTCTCAATTAATTTGCCTAATCTAAGTACCTAATAAAAGTGTAATCatacaatattttccttttctgtttggtTTACTTCACTTAGACAAATTTTCTCAagattcatccgtgttgtaggatgtatcagaattttattcattttcagtgcAAATAATAAACCATTGTTTATATACAGTACttttaatttctgcatttttttctcctgtaggcacttttttttttttttttttacttctttggctattgtgaactatgctgctataaacatttctgCACAGTTATTTGCTCAAGTTcctcctttcaaatattttttgtatatatttagaaGCATAATTActaaatcatatgataatttgaTGTTAAATTTTCCATACTATTTTTGTATGAATTGCCATACTGCTTTTTATAGCACCtgaccattttacattcccatcaaagATGcactaagagaaaaagaaagaatgcgggatgcctgggtagctcagttggttaagcagctgccttcggctcaggtcatgatcccagcgtcctggaatcgagtcccacatcaggctccttgctcaccagggagcctgattctccctctgcctctgcctgccattctgtctgcctgtgctcgctctcttcccccctctctctctgataaataaataaaattttaaaaaaagaaagaatgcactaagattccaatttctccatattcttgcaGCATTTGTTATTACTACTATTTAAAGTTTAATAACATCTTTCATAATGGATGAAAGgaatatttcattgtgattttttgtgcatttccctaataacaaATGACTGTCTCATCATATGCTTATCAggcatttgtatatatatactttggaGAAATGGGTATTTAAATCTTTCACACATGTTTTAATGTGGTTGTTGTGGAGTTTTATGTGTTACTCATGTATTCTAGATGTATATTcctcaattatttatttacttcaaataCATAGgctattttttcactttattaaagGATGTTTATCAGAGGGAATTTAGGTTGTGGGTGGATAAGGTGCTGCgcattgtatgtaagtgttgaattgCTAAATTCTACATTTGAAATGAATATTACACAGTTTGTTGACTAGCTGAgattcatggagcactgggtgttgttcataaacaatgaatcttggaacactgaaaaataaaataaaattaaaaaaaatcttgggcgcctgggtggctcagtgggttaagccgctgccttcggctcaggtcatgatctcagggtcctgggatcgagtcccacatcaggctctctactcagcagggagtctgcatcctcctctctctctctctgcctgcctatctgcctagttgtaatctctctctgtcaaataaataaataaaatctttaaaaaaaattaaaaaaaatctttatattgtaatgaaaaataaataaataaataaataacttgtaaaagaaaaaagtcaagaaaatttttaaaataatataattattatacataaaaattactatatataaaaagatccaaaatatatagttctgtctgaatttcaaaataaaatagtaacagttatagatataatgcatatataactATTCCCTTGGAAAATTCACACAATTCTTTTTGTATAACCTTGAAATTTGGGACAAATCAATGTCATCTTAGTCATGATTTAAGGTAACGCACTGACCTATACACTTTCTCAGGGCTCCCTTGACATCACTGTTTCTCATACTATAGATGATGGGGTTCAACAAAGGAGTGAAGATAGTATAGAACACTGACACTATTTTATCATGGTTAGCTGACCTGTAGGATTTGGGTCTCATATAGATAAAAATAGCAGCTCCATAAAAGAGTCCCACCACAGAGAGATGTGAGGAGCATGTAGCAAAAGCCTTCTTGCGGGCTTCTCTAGAATGCATCTGGAGAACTGCAGCAAAGATAAGACTATAGGAAATCAGGATGAGAGAAAATGGAACCAGGAGCATTAATACACAGCAGATATACATGACATTTTCAAAGGCCAATGTGTTGGCACAAGCCAAACGCACCAGAGTAGGGGCCTCACAGAAGAAATGATTGATCTCACGCACATGGCAAAATGGAAAACTCAGGGTAGCAGCAGCCTGCATGAGGCCATCAGCTGCCCCCAGGAACCAAGACCCCACAGTCATTCTCAGGCATAATTTCCAGCTCATGAGAACAACATATCGCAGTGGATGGCAAAcagccacatagcggtcataggacaTGGATGCCAAGAGGAAACACTCGCTCCCTTCCAAAGTGATGAAGAAGAAGATCTGCAACCCACAGCCAAAAGGAGAAATGGACTTCAGGCCAGTCAAGTAGTCAGCTGTCATTTTGGGCACAATGGTGGTGACTAGCATCATGTCCATGAGGGAGAGTTGGCTCAATAGAAAGTACATGGGAGTATGAAGCCGGACATCCTGATGAATCAGAAAAATCATGAGGGCATTGCCTAGTAGGGAGGTGAAGACAATTGTGAGAACCATCACAAAGAGAAATAGATGGGCTTCTGTGTGATTAAAGAGTCCTAGGAGAATGAAATCTGTCGTGGTGTTCCAAAGGTTCATGATTTCAAACAAGAGCAACActgcaaatgaagaaatagatgATTGAGTTTTCATCATCTTACTTTCTCAAAATATGTTCCCAGTGCAAGACAATAATACCAAATTCAACATTTCATTAACTGTATAAAGTGTGTAATGATGTTTCCCCTCAAATTCAGAGACACAATCTTCTTTtggtaaataagagaaaataaatttgttagtACCCAGTATAGagataagtttatttttcttcaggctCAAAAGAATCTAAATATCTGAAGGCATTCTCTTCACTGATCTGCTAGTAGTGAAACTGCTCTAGGTTGTTGAATGAATAGTATCATACTTGAGGAGATGAAGATGCTGATTCAGTCTCAAAGATGTGGTCTGATTCATTGAAATGGCATGACTGGAATCCCTCTCTTCCATGGTCATTTGATTTGCACCCAATTTACAAATGCCTCCTGTACTGGAATGCAAATCAAGACACAGAAATTGCAAAAAGCTCCCTCAGTCACTAACTCCATTTGTTTCAGCATCATGATTGTACTGACAGAATTCTACTTTAGGGTTTTAGTTGGTTGTttcaaaattaaacatagaaacacacttttaggggtgcctgggtggctcagtgggttaagcctctgctttcagctcaagtcatgatatcagggtcctgatatcaagccccacatatggctctctgcttagcagggagtctgtttcccacccccctatctgcctgcctctgcctatttttgatctctgtctgtcaaataaataaataaaatatttttttaaaaaagaaacacttctcTCTATAGATATACACTACATTTCTCAAAACTTTGTTATCTCCACACCTTcaaatctgttaatatttgcaCTCTTCACACTTAGGAACCATATGAATTCCTTAATTATGGGTCTCTCTAGTGCCTTCTTGAAGGATCTCAAAACCCTCCAAACTCGTTTATTTGACTTGGAAGCTTCTTATTTTCTCTATTCTAAACTCTCTCATTCTTatgaaaaatggcaaaatttagAACTTGCTTAAATGTCAATCTGTAATATAATAATTGCAGAGTGTTGagtaagtttcttaaaataagttttgctatcatcttacccatttttaaatatactgtcaCTATAGTGGCATTATGTATAGTCACATTATTCTGCAACTATGACCAATATATAACCCCAGGACAATGAtttcctgtttctccctgtccctgggaACTCCTAACCACCATTCTGCTATTCTGGccctatgaatttgactattataGGATCTTTAGTTTAGTGGAAATATAcggaatttgtcttttttataattgGCTTATTCACTTAACATCATGTCATCAACATTTGTTCAAACTATAGcatgtcagaattcccttccttaaCTGAATAGTATCCCTTCGTATGTATacacaacattttctttattaattcattccaCCTGTGGATGTTGGCCTGCTGTAATTCACTTAAAGTATAAATTTAATGGAATTTTTGttaataattgtttaaatttgTATAATGTCAACAGATATACCTTAATAATATAGTAATTTGAgctacttctttttcctttacaaGTATGCAAGAGAGATGTATGTTTTAAAGACTCACTACAACAAGcaaaattattattacatttagtAAATACTGCTTCTTGTGaggtttataatttttgttgttttttaaatttggaattaTTAGTGTTTAGCTTTGTATGTATTGAGGTATCATTTTAAGgtgaaatatatgtataaaagcaATCCATCATCCCCAATCTAATTGTCTTTTCAATATGCTATTTTGTTTATAGTATTTACTAGTAAGATCATAAAGGTGTTAATCAAATAATATCATtggtagaaattatatttttccaagaACTGCAATGTTAAATTATGTGTTATATCAAAATTCCTAAGTATAATTTCCATATTATACAAGAGACACAATTGTGTTCACTAATTAATATGATAGAAAACTTACTAATTCCTAATTGACTATGCAAACAAAATGGTTGAAAATCTAAATGAGTAATTAAATTATCcttaaaatataatatctaaaatggTATTAATTAGAAGAATGAAAGATCAATACTGAGAATTCTCAATACTGAGAATTTAGTATTCTGAATTTAGTATTCTGAATTTAgtattctgaattttcttttgtcccctggtttaaaaaagagatcatttcttatgtttttcagtgttttactTAGGATGGTGCTTAAATTTTGTATCTTTACTTGAATCCTAAAGTAACATATTTTCAATATAATAGAAGGCACTAATATATACTCCTTTTTTTCATAGTTTAATCACAGAAAATGTAGTGGATTCTGATAATttccttctatatttttctaACCCCCATTGTTCTGACTTAacctaaaaattataatttgtttcccTCAAAATACCAGGGTGATTAATCAATATGTTccgttaaaaat
Proteins encoded in this window:
- the LOC116585538 gene encoding olfactory receptor 2T8-like, with product MMKTQSSISSFAVLLLFEIMNLWNTTTDFILLGLFNHTEAHLFLFVMVLTIVFTSLLGNALMIFLIHQDVRLHTPMYFLLSQLSLMDMMLVTTIVPKMTADYLTGLKSISPFGCGLQIFFFITLEGSECFLLASMSYDRYVAVCHPLRYVVLMSWKLCLRMTVGSWFLGAADGLMQAAATLSFPFCHVREINHFFCEAPTLVRLACANTLAFENVMYICCVLMLLVPFSLILISYSLIFAAVLQMHSREARKKAFATCSSHLSVVGLFYGAAIFIYMRPKSYRSANHDKIVSVFYTIFTPLLNPIIYSMRNSDVKGALRKCIGQCVTLNHD